A single window of Lathamus discolor isolate bLatDis1 chromosome 20, bLatDis1.hap1, whole genome shotgun sequence DNA harbors:
- the LOC136024271 gene encoding acrosin-like: MGHPIASLVPAAPVGWDNARPSSLTIKCWASASRGTCGTRPMADYYGTSRIVGGVDAQQGAWPWIVSIQFPRGTGSSHICGGSLITPQWVLTAAHCFVGQNFTTDWFVMVGITDLAWANTETQKRWIRQVVVHVYYTGISGGFDIALVELDQPVQCGYHVQLACVPDATLRLSQLSECFISGWGAREARTGASSPSALQEAKVRLIDVKLCNSTNWYRGAIKRHNLCAGYPQGGIDTCQGDSGGPLMCRDKRANFFWVVGLTSWGRGCARANHPGVYTSTQHFHEWILYQLGMFRSAGASATPPTWSHQHVSHTPTQETMPAPTASSISGFCSFPVRVLVEFATRVRELLQGLGGKKT; the protein is encoded by the exons atggggcaccccatagcgTCCCTTGTACCTGCGGCACCAGTGGGgtgggacaatgctcgcccttcatcactaaccatcaagtgttgggcttctgcttccagaggcacttgcggtacccgtcccatggctgattacTATGGGACGTCACGCATCGTCGGAGGCGTGGATGCGCAGCAGGGCGCCTGGCCATGGATcgtcagcatccagttccccaggGGCACCGGCtcctcgcacatctgcggggggtccctcatcacCCCCCAGTGGGTCCTCACGgctgctcactgcttcgtcgggcaaaa cttcaccacggattggtttgTGATGGTCGGAATCACGGACCTGGCTTGGGCCAATACCGAGACCCAGAAGCggtggatacggcaggtcgtggtccatgtATATTACACGGGCATCTCCGGCGGCTTCGACATCGCCTTGGTGGAGCTGGACCAGCCGGTGCAGTGCGGGTACCACGTGCAGCTGGCCTGCGTGCCCGATGCGACGCTCAGGCTATCCCAGCTCTCCGAGTGCTTCATCAGCGGATGGGGCGCGAGGGAGGCCAGAA CAGGGGCATCGTCCccatcagccctgcaggaggccaagGTCCGCCTCATCGATGTcaagctctgcaacagcaccaaTTGGTACCGAGGGGCCATCAAGAGACACAACCTCTGTGCTGGGTACCCGCAGGGAGGCATCGACACCTGCCAG GGTGACAGCGGCGGTCCCCTCATGTGCCGGGACAAGCGCGCCAACTTCTTCTGGGTTGTGGGGCTGACGAGCTGGGGCCGCGGCTGCGCCAGGGCCAACCATCCGGGGGTCTACACCTCAACGCAGCACTTCCATGAGTGGATCCTCTACCAGCTGGGGATGTTCCGCTCCGCGGGAGCCTCCGCCACGCCCCCGACATGGAGCCACCAGCACGTCTCCCACACTCCCACCCAGGAGACGATGCCGGCGCCCACGGCCTCCAGCATCAGTGGCTTCTGCTCGTTCCCGGTTCGGGTGCTGGTGGAATTCGCCACTCGGGTGCGGGAGTTGCTGCAGGGTCTAGGGGGGAAGAAGACTTGA